A genomic region of Leptolyngbya sp. NIES-2104 contains the following coding sequences:
- a CDS encoding PAS domain-containing protein, giving the protein MQRPSMVAILDRGKESIAVQALRQGAENYLFVDQITPEMLDITVRKAIENSQTKRDLTQTRQALHDQQRFLHQLTEAVPGILYIYDLVERRNVFINRQITDVLGYTPEQVQALGSDVLLKLLHPDDLDRVPQHLAQFETAPDHQVFELEYRMRTAQGEWHWFHTQEVVFRRSTKGIPDQILGLSQEIMQRKTLELSLTRSNQRFELAIDAIQSLVYDLDLLTGRVERTRGLVNVVGYLPEEAEPTVAWWHDRIHPEDLAAFEQIDFVERLRHEDRFESEYRVRHRDGHYIWVQERSVVVRDDQHRAIRLVGNTNDINDRRSAEQALRESEAKFRRLSDSNLIGIFFADFSGRIYEANEAFLNLLGYTREELNAGALNWISLTPPGYEAHAQIIEAQLKATGIAPPAEKEYYHKDGSRVPILIGTAMMEGHEQDGYSICFGLDLRDRKRAAQERDRLLAEAEAARAEAEAANRSKDEFLAMVSHELRSPLNSILGWAKLLQARTFDAETLKRALSVIERNALLQSQLIEDLLDVSRMIRGNLRINLAPVNLAVIVETAIANIQLAAEAKGVALRSQIEQSLNPVMGDSHRLQQVITNLLTNAVKFTPSGGSVDVTLLIKDSSAVEIIVRDTGKGIDPAFLPRVFDRFAQADTDSNRSKDGLGLGLAISRHLVELHNGTIRAESAGVDRGATFTVRLPT; this is encoded by the coding sequence ATGCAGCGTCCTTCGATGGTTGCAATTCTCGATCGTGGTAAAGAGTCGATCGCAGTTCAAGCCCTACGACAAGGTGCGGAAAATTATTTGTTCGTTGATCAAATCACGCCTGAAATGCTAGACATTACGGTGCGAAAAGCGATCGAGAATTCTCAAACAAAACGCGATCTGACCCAGACTCGGCAAGCGTTACACGATCAGCAGCGGTTTCTTCATCAACTCACTGAAGCCGTTCCAGGAATTCTCTACATTTACGATTTGGTCGAGCGTCGCAATGTTTTTATCAATCGCCAAATCACAGATGTACTCGGTTATACGCCTGAGCAAGTTCAGGCACTCGGCAGCGATGTCTTGTTAAAACTGCTGCATCCGGACGATCTCGATCGCGTTCCTCAACATCTAGCACAATTTGAAACTGCACCCGATCATCAGGTGTTTGAGCTTGAATACCGAATGCGGACGGCTCAAGGTGAATGGCACTGGTTTCATACTCAAGAAGTCGTGTTTCGTCGATCGACAAAGGGCATTCCGGATCAGATTTTGGGACTGTCTCAAGAAATCATGCAGCGTAAGACGTTGGAACTGTCTTTAACGCGATCGAATCAGCGATTTGAACTGGCAATTGATGCCATTCAAAGTCTCGTGTATGACTTAGATTTGCTCACCGGACGAGTGGAGCGAACCCGTGGCTTAGTGAATGTCGTCGGCTATTTGCCCGAAGAAGCGGAACCGACCGTCGCATGGTGGCACGATCGCATTCATCCTGAAGATTTGGCAGCGTTTGAGCAGATCGATTTTGTAGAACGATTAAGGCATGAGGATCGCTTTGAGAGTGAGTATCGCGTTCGACATCGGGACGGTCATTATATTTGGGTGCAAGAACGGAGTGTCGTAGTGCGAGATGACCAGCATCGAGCGATTCGACTGGTGGGAAACACGAATGATATCAACGATCGTCGATCGGCAGAACAAGCCCTGCGCGAAAGTGAAGCAAAATTTCGCCGCTTATCGGACTCGAATTTAATCGGTATTTTCTTTGCCGATTTTAGTGGACGAATTTATGAAGCGAATGAGGCTTTTCTCAATTTGCTGGGCTATACCCGTGAAGAATTGAATGCCGGGGCACTGAATTGGATCAGCTTGACTCCCCCTGGATACGAGGCGCACGCTCAAATCATCGAAGCTCAGTTAAAAGCGACTGGGATTGCTCCTCCCGCTGAGAAAGAGTACTACCACAAAGACGGTTCTCGCGTGCCGATTTTGATCGGGACTGCAATGATGGAGGGACATGAACAAGATGGCTACAGTATTTGTTTCGGGTTAGATTTGCGCGATCGTAAACGAGCGGCGCAAGAGCGCGATCGATTACTGGCTGAAGCGGAAGCAGCACGAGCCGAAGCGGAAGCCGCCAATCGCAGTAAGGACGAATTTCTCGCAATGGTATCTCATGAACTGCGATCGCCACTCAATTCGATTTTAGGTTGGGCAAAACTCCTACAAGCCCGTACTTTTGATGCTGAAACGCTCAAACGTGCCCTTTCGGTGATTGAGCGAAATGCGCTGCTTCAATCCCAACTGATCGAAGATTTGCTGGATGTCTCGCGAATGATTCGAGGAAATTTACGAATTAATCTCGCTCCGGTGAATCTAGCGGTGATTGTGGAAACCGCGATCGCGAATATTCAGCTTGCTGCTGAAGCGAAAGGGGTGGCTTTACGATCGCAGATTGAACAATCACTTAATCCGGTGATGGGTGATTCTCATCGGTTGCAGCAAGTGATTACGAATCTATTAACGAATGCGGTTAAATTTACTCCAAGTGGTGGCAGCGTTGATGTCACATTACTGATTAAAGATTCATCTGCGGTTGAAATCATTGTTCGTGATACTGGAAAAGGAATTGATCCAGCATTTTTACCGCGTGTCTTCGATCGATTTGCTCAAGCGGATACGGATTCAAATCGTTCTAAGGATGGATTAGGGCTAGGACTAGCAATTTCGCGCCACTTAGTTGAATTGCACAATGGAACGATTCGGGCGGAAAGTGCAGGAGTCGATCGAGGGGCAACATTTACTGTGAGATTGCCGACTTGA
- the rbsK gene encoding ribokinase, translating into MTRSIIVFGSINLDLVARVPHLPKPGETLSGYSFVTVPGGKGANQAVGSAKLGGSTRMIGRVGGDAFGEELLKSLQDSGVQTALVMVDRSISSGVAMIAVDDRSENHIIVIPGANGNVDESDLEKLQSTLTNSSILLLQLEIPIAIVELAAAIAHQIGAIVILDPAPAPTNFPNSLYPLIDILTPNAIEAAQLVGFPIENESDVDRAATVLQQKGAKTIVIKLGSQGAFCATERERFLTPAFSVNAIDTVAAGDAFNAGLAVALSEGLQIREAMTWGAASGALSTTKSGAQTSLVDRSTFDQFLKQKP; encoded by the coding sequence ATGACTCGATCGATTATTGTCTTTGGCAGCATCAATCTGGATCTCGTCGCACGAGTTCCCCATTTACCCAAACCTGGAGAAACGCTCTCTGGGTATTCTTTTGTCACGGTTCCAGGCGGAAAAGGGGCAAATCAGGCGGTCGGGTCTGCAAAACTCGGTGGCTCGACTCGAATGATCGGGCGGGTGGGTGGCGATGCGTTTGGAGAAGAATTGCTCAAAAGTTTGCAAGATTCAGGAGTGCAGACGGCTTTAGTCATGGTTGATCGCTCTATTTCATCTGGTGTGGCGATGATTGCGGTTGACGATCGCAGCGAAAACCATATCATCGTAATTCCAGGCGCGAACGGCAATGTTGATGAGTCTGATCTTGAGAAGCTTCAATCGACCTTGACGAATTCATCGATTTTGCTGCTACAGCTTGAGATTCCGATCGCGATCGTAGAATTAGCCGCCGCGATCGCGCATCAAATCGGTGCGATCGTGATCCTTGATCCGGCTCCCGCACCGACGAATTTTCCAAACTCGCTCTATCCATTGATCGACATTCTGACTCCGAACGCGATCGAAGCGGCGCAACTCGTCGGTTTTCCCATTGAGAATGAATCGGATGTCGATCGCGCTGCAACCGTTCTACAGCAGAAAGGCGCAAAAACAATCGTGATTAAACTCGGCTCACAAGGTGCATTTTGCGCGACTGAACGAGAGCGGTTCTTAACTCCAGCGTTTTCGGTGAATGCGATCGATACTGTAGCCGCTGGAGATGCGTTTAATGCGGGGTTAGCAGTTGCCCTTTCAGAAGGATTACAGATTCGAGAAGCAATGACTTGGGGAGCAGCATCAGGAGCGCTTTCAACGACAAAATCTGGGGCGCAAACTTCACTAGTCGATCGATCAACCTTTGATCAATTTCTCAAGCAAAAACCCTGA
- a CDS encoding DUF262 domain-containing protein, with amino-acid sequence MELPEPQTRTFSSLVSEIEKGQIKIPQFQRDFVWTIQKSAGLIDSIIKGYPIGTFIFWRTKERLRSVKEIGRQILPESPQGEVVDYVLDGQQRLTSLFASLQGILLEREGNRKDDFSKIFIDLSAEESEQIVITDVENRDEKSFISIVSLLTGDFIVLASYPPAHHEKLRTYKNRIESYQYSVILVKNAPIDIATEIFTRINVGGKALSLFEIMAAKTFDYEKKFDLAEKFQELVESLKPFDYETISDATVLQIISLIIKKECKRQIILQLNKEEFIAHWEPVVDAIERTVEYFRNFYRIPVSQLLPYNALIVPFSYFFFHHPNKPVGEMQKYLEDFFWRCSLSGRYSSSVESKLAQDIKRIDQILDGQLPSYEWSIDTSADFIKSNGWFSAARSYVKAILCVYAYQQPKSFSDNSIVNISNYWLKQANSKNYHHFFPKAHLKKRNYPDFYINHILNITIVDDFLNKREIKANAPSKYMGKFKSINSDLASTMMTHLIGDLERFGIWDDDYDRFIDERAKIVSAELAKRIIRQEIDNKGQANLVDDFDEDATVSE; translated from the coding sequence ATGGAATTACCAGAGCCACAAACTAGAACCTTCTCCAGTCTCGTCAGTGAGATTGAGAAAGGACAAATCAAAATTCCACAATTTCAAAGAGACTTTGTTTGGACAATTCAGAAATCTGCGGGATTGATCGACAGTATTATTAAAGGCTATCCGATTGGCACATTTATTTTTTGGCGTACTAAAGAAAGACTACGATCGGTCAAAGAAATTGGTAGACAGATCCTTCCAGAATCGCCGCAAGGTGAAGTCGTTGATTATGTTCTCGATGGACAGCAACGGCTCACCAGTTTATTTGCGAGTTTGCAAGGAATTCTCCTAGAGAGAGAGGGGAATCGAAAGGATGATTTTTCTAAGATATTTATTGATTTAAGCGCGGAAGAATCTGAACAAATTGTAATTACGGATGTTGAGAACAGAGACGAAAAGAGCTTTATCAGCATTGTTTCGCTCTTGACCGGAGATTTCATAGTTTTAGCTTCGTATCCACCTGCACATCATGAAAAGCTGAGAACTTATAAAAATAGAATTGAAAGCTATCAGTACTCGGTCATTTTGGTGAAAAATGCACCGATCGATATTGCAACAGAGATTTTCACCAGAATTAATGTCGGAGGAAAGGCTCTTTCTCTGTTCGAGATTATGGCAGCGAAAACTTTTGACTATGAGAAGAAGTTTGATCTGGCTGAAAAATTCCAAGAGCTAGTTGAGAGTTTGAAGCCTTTCGATTACGAGACTATTTCGGATGCAACTGTGCTTCAAATCATCTCGCTCATCATCAAAAAAGAATGTAAAAGACAAATCATTCTTCAACTGAACAAAGAAGAATTTATCGCGCATTGGGAACCCGTTGTAGATGCGATCGAACGAACAGTAGAGTATTTCAGAAATTTCTACCGCATTCCAGTTTCACAGCTACTTCCATACAATGCTTTGATTGTTCCTTTTTCATACTTCTTCTTTCATCACCCAAATAAGCCTGTGGGAGAAATGCAGAAGTATCTAGAAGATTTTTTCTGGAGATGTTCTCTGTCTGGGCGATATTCGTCCTCGGTTGAAAGTAAGTTAGCACAAGATATCAAGCGAATTGATCAAATTCTCGACGGTCAATTGCCAAGCTATGAATGGTCGATCGATACTTCAGCCGATTTTATCAAGAGCAATGGTTGGTTTAGTGCTGCTCGCAGTTATGTCAAAGCAATTCTTTGTGTTTATGCGTATCAGCAACCTAAATCTTTTAGTGATAATTCAATCGTAAACATTAGCAACTATTGGCTAAAACAAGCAAATAGCAAGAATTATCATCATTTCTTTCCAAAAGCGCATCTCAAAAAACGGAACTATCCGGATTTCTATATCAATCACATTCTAAACATCACGATTGTGGATGACTTCCTCAACAAACGCGAGATCAAGGCGAATGCTCCCTCAAAATACATGGGTAAATTCAAGTCAATTAATTCAGACTTAGCCAGTACGATGATGACTCATCTAATTGGGGATCTAGAGCGTTTTGGCATCTGGGACGATGATTATGATCGATTTATCGATGAACGAGCCAAGATCGTGAGCGCTGAATTGGCAAAACGAATCATCCGGCAGGAAATCGATAACAAGGGACAAGCAAATCTCGTGGATGATTTTGATGAAGACGCAACGGTCAGCGAATAA
- a CDS encoding methionine gamma-lyase family protein, whose amino-acid sequence MNGAILLREAEQALSEIFSGIDSQVKKNLQKVLSAYRNHRVGVHHFASVSGYGHDDLGREVLDRVFAEVMGAEAAIVRVQFVSGTHAIASALYGVLRPGDEMLCVAGAPYDTLEEVIGLRGENQGSLKDFGVSYRQLELTPEGLIDWHTLKTAIRPETKLVSIQRSCGYSWRPSLSIVEIEKIIAIVKEQNPDTVCFVDNCYGEFIEDREPTAVGADLIAGSLIKNLGGTIVTTGGYVAGRADLVEMAACRLTAPGIGSSGGATFDQNRLLFQGLFLAPQMVGEAMKGNHLTAYVFDKLGYPVNPAPFAPRRDVIQAIKLGSAEKIIAFCRSIQQNSPIGSYLDPVPSGMPGYESELVMAGGTFIDGSTSEFSADGPLREPYIVFCQGGTHWTHIAIALEAAIAAIQN is encoded by the coding sequence ATGAACGGCGCGATCCTGCTAAGAGAGGCAGAACAAGCACTATCTGAAATTTTTTCTGGTATTGACTCTCAGGTCAAGAAAAATTTACAGAAGGTGCTGAGCGCTTACCGCAATCATCGGGTGGGCGTTCATCATTTTGCAAGTGTCTCAGGCTACGGGCATGATGATTTGGGTAGAGAAGTGCTCGATCGAGTTTTTGCGGAAGTGATGGGAGCCGAAGCCGCGATCGTGCGGGTTCAATTTGTCTCTGGCACTCATGCGATCGCGTCTGCCCTTTACGGGGTGCTGCGTCCTGGGGATGAGATGCTGTGTGTGGCAGGTGCGCCGTATGACACGTTAGAAGAAGTGATCGGATTGCGAGGCGAAAATCAAGGATCACTCAAAGATTTCGGCGTTTCGTATCGGCAGTTGGAATTGACTCCAGAAGGTTTGATCGATTGGCACACTTTGAAAACGGCGATTCGACCGGAGACGAAATTGGTGTCGATTCAGCGATCGTGTGGATATTCGTGGCGACCGAGTTTGTCGATCGTGGAAATCGAGAAAATTATCGCGATCGTCAAAGAGCAGAATCCCGATACGGTCTGCTTTGTGGATAACTGTTACGGTGAATTTATCGAAGATCGAGAACCGACTGCGGTTGGGGCAGATTTGATTGCCGGATCTTTGATTAAGAATCTTGGGGGCACGATCGTTACAACGGGCGGATATGTCGCAGGTCGAGCCGATTTAGTGGAAATGGCGGCTTGTCGATTAACGGCTCCAGGGATTGGCAGTTCAGGCGGTGCAACGTTTGATCAAAATCGTTTGCTGTTTCAAGGATTGTTTCTCGCGCCGCAAATGGTCGGAGAAGCGATGAAGGGCAATCATTTGACGGCTTATGTGTTTGACAAATTGGGCTATCCGGTCAATCCGGCTCCATTTGCCCCCAGACGCGATGTGATTCAGGCGATCAAACTGGGATCAGCAGAGAAAATCATCGCGTTTTGTCGATCGATTCAGCAAAATTCACCGATCGGGTCTTATCTCGATCCGGTTCCGTCGGGAATGCCGGGATATGAAAGCGAGTTAGTCATGGCAGGCGGAACATTCATCGATGGCAGCACTTCGGAATTTTCGGCGGATGGTCCGTTGCGCGAACCGTATATCGTGTTCTGCCAAGGGGGAACGCATTGGACGCATATCGCGATCGCACTTGAAGCCGCGATCGCCGCAATTCAAAACTGA
- a CDS encoding ABC transporter ATP-binding protein yields MTPAVLIEKLQKRYGAVEAVKEVSLEVQSGEIFGLLGPNGAGKTTTLRCLCTLTEPDSGRIEVSGISAINNPRAVRQRLGYVAQQVAPDKVLTGRELLELQAALYHLPKATIKPRIAEILNLLGLDEWADKKSGTYSGGLMKRLDLAAGLLHQPDVLVLDEPTVGLDIESRVVVWNFLRQLREQGTTVLITSHYLEEIDALADRVAIIDRGIVISSGTPSELKDQVGGERITLRIREFSPLDEAEKARSLLEALPIVQEVIINSAQGNSLNLVVSPNSDALSKIQQTLQQAGLPTFGIAQSRPSLDDVYLAATGRTLMDAELAAVGSRDPKAERKQSMR; encoded by the coding sequence ATGACTCCTGCGGTGCTAATTGAAAAGTTACAGAAGCGCTATGGAGCCGTAGAAGCGGTCAAAGAGGTGTCGCTAGAAGTTCAATCGGGCGAGATCTTTGGGCTTTTGGGTCCGAATGGAGCAGGCAAAACAACGACGTTGCGCTGTTTGTGTACGTTAACCGAACCGGATTCAGGCAGGATCGAAGTGTCAGGCATTAGCGCGATCAACAATCCCCGCGCCGTCCGTCAGCGATTAGGATACGTCGCGCAACAGGTCGCGCCTGATAAAGTCCTCACGGGTCGCGAATTGCTCGAACTCCAAGCGGCTCTCTATCATTTGCCCAAAGCGACGATTAAGCCCCGAATCGCTGAAATTCTCAACTTGTTAGGACTTGATGAATGGGCGGATAAAAAGAGCGGCACCTATTCGGGTGGATTAATGAAACGATTAGATCTCGCTGCGGGACTGCTTCATCAACCGGATGTGTTGGTATTGGATGAACCGACCGTCGGACTCGATATCGAAAGTCGTGTGGTCGTGTGGAATTTCTTACGTCAACTGCGCGAACAAGGCACGACGGTTTTAATCACGAGCCATTATCTAGAAGAAATTGATGCGCTTGCCGATCGAGTGGCGATTATCGATCGAGGAATTGTCATCTCGTCAGGAACGCCGTCAGAACTAAAAGATCAAGTTGGGGGTGAACGAATTACCCTACGAATTCGGGAATTTTCGCCCCTGGATGAAGCCGAGAAAGCGCGATCGCTGCTCGAAGCACTACCGATCGTTCAGGAAGTGATCATCAATTCAGCCCAAGGAAATTCGCTAAACTTAGTGGTTTCTCCAAATAGCGATGCTTTGTCCAAAATTCAACAAACCTTACAACAAGCCGGACTTCCGACTTTTGGGATTGCTCAATCGCGACCGAGTTTAGACGATGTGTATCTGGCAGCAACCGGACGAACCTTGATGGATGCGGAACTAGCGGCAGTGGGCAGTCGAGATCCGAAAGCAGAACGTAAGCAAAGTATGAGATAG
- a CDS encoding response regulator: MESLRQVNIFVVDDDPDTRDLLRFMLEEEGAIVTVATNAREALSLLEKELPTVLVSDVAMPEMDGFQLIAQVRELPQGAKLPAIALTAYAREEDRLQAINSGFNDYLTKPVDPLELMRLIQRYCLPG; the protein is encoded by the coding sequence ATGGAATCATTGCGGCAAGTCAACATCTTCGTAGTCGATGATGATCCTGATACACGGGATCTTCTGCGATTTATGCTCGAAGAAGAAGGCGCGATCGTTACAGTAGCCACGAATGCAAGAGAGGCTTTGTCTCTTTTAGAAAAAGAACTTCCAACCGTGTTAGTCAGCGATGTTGCCATGCCGGAGATGGATGGATTTCAACTGATCGCACAAGTTCGCGAACTGCCTCAAGGCGCAAAACTGCCCGCGATCGCGCTTACCGCATACGCCCGCGAAGAAGACCGACTCCAAGCGATCAATTCTGGTTTCAACGATTACTTAACAAAGCCAGTTGATCCGCTTGAATTAATGCGCCTGATTCAGCGATACTGCTTACCAGGCTAA
- a CDS encoding ABC transporter permease: protein MSTTITPSKSFDSKSTIAPENPVGEFFQETAAMTRRLFIQLQRRPSTLVAGIIQPLMWLFLFGALFQNAPRGLFGDQVNYGQFLGAGVIVFTAFSGALNAGLPVMFDREFGFLNRLLVAPLASRFSIVMASAIFITTLSLIQTAAIIAMSAFLGAGLPNAIGLALVALIVLLLVVAVTALSLGLAFALPGHIELLAVIFVTNLPLLFASTALVPLSFMPKWLQIVATLNPLSYAIEPIRYVYLHPDWSFGSVIMQAPFGNVTLGEALLILVGLCAIALVAVQPLMKRRLA from the coding sequence ATGAGTACAACCATTACCCCTTCTAAATCTTTCGATTCAAAATCGACGATCGCGCCTGAGAATCCAGTCGGCGAGTTTTTCCAAGAAACGGCAGCGATGACCCGTCGATTGTTTATCCAACTGCAACGCCGCCCATCAACACTTGTAGCTGGGATTATTCAACCGCTGATGTGGTTGTTTCTGTTTGGCGCACTGTTCCAAAATGCACCGCGAGGATTATTCGGTGATCAAGTAAATTATGGTCAGTTCTTAGGGGCTGGCGTGATTGTATTCACTGCATTTAGTGGGGCGTTGAATGCGGGACTTCCGGTGATGTTCGATCGAGAATTCGGTTTCTTAAATCGATTATTAGTCGCTCCGTTGGCTTCGCGGTTCTCGATCGTGATGGCTTCAGCGATTTTCATCACGACTCTAAGCCTGATTCAAACAGCGGCGATCATTGCGATGAGTGCCTTCTTAGGTGCAGGATTACCGAATGCGATCGGGCTTGCATTGGTAGCGCTGATTGTTCTGTTATTAGTCGTTGCAGTGACGGCATTAAGTTTAGGATTGGCGTTTGCGCTACCGGGACACATTGAACTGCTGGCGGTCATCTTTGTGACGAACTTACCGCTATTGTTTGCGAGTACTGCATTGGTTCCGTTGTCGTTTATGCCGAAATGGTTGCAGATTGTCGCGACTTTGAACCCGTTGAGTTATGCGATCGAGCCAATTCGCTATGTATATCTACATCCCGATTGGAGCTTTGGTAGCGTGATTATGCAGGCTCCGTTTGGCAATGTGACGTTAGGTGAAGCGTTGCTGATTTTAGTCGGACTTTGTGCGATCGCGCTTGTTGCAGTTCAACCTTTGATGAAGCGTCGATTAGCTTAA
- a CDS encoding HNH endonuclease, whose product MTINNLTKRTVRQRAEDRCEYCHSPERISTSRFTIDHILPRSLGGSDDAENLALACSRCNQRRYNFIVGRDLESAAIVSLFNPRQQIWMEHFVWSADGTQIIGTTPIGRATCERLDMNDDRYEGERSIIEARALWIEAGWHPPNDDPRQAD is encoded by the coding sequence ATGACAATTAATAATTTGACGAAGCGGACTGTTCGGCAACGAGCAGAAGATCGATGTGAATATTGCCACTCTCCTGAGCGAATTAGCACTTCTCGTTTCACAATTGATCACATTCTGCCGCGCTCACTAGGCGGTTCTGATGATGCAGAGAATCTTGCTCTTGCTTGTAGTCGCTGTAATCAACGTAGATATAACTTCATTGTGGGTCGCGATCTCGAATCTGCTGCAATCGTCTCTTTGTTCAATCCTCGTCAACAGATTTGGATGGAGCATTTTGTCTGGAGTGCGGATGGAACTCAAATTATTGGGACAACGCCAATCGGTCGAGCAACTTGTGAGCGCTTAGATATGAATGACGATCGTTACGAGGGAGAACGATCGATTATTGAAGCGCGAGCGCTATGGATTGAAGCGGGTTGGCATCCGCCCAATGATGATCCTCGGCAAGCTGATTGA
- a CDS encoding DMT family transporter, protein MRSSSLQLTIVLTIGILSVSTAAILIRLATDVSGASGVGFSLVLAASRLSIAALFLVPTWQSFQPTSPTAIKFAIGAGMALAIHFATWISSLGYTSIAISTTLVTTNPLWVALLSWFWFGEKPTRATFWGIGIAMIGGILIGLEGTSQDEANPLLGNGLAIVGAWAASLYLLLGREAQRQGLNVGSYVTIAYSTAAITLFPLPFLFGSSYLGYPILTYVYVALMAVFPQLIGHTSFNWAMRHLPPTIVTLIILLEPVGSTIFAIALFQEVPGTQVIIGALVLLMGVAIAILGNSAKPS, encoded by the coding sequence ATGCGATCGAGTTCTCTCCAATTAACGATCGTTCTGACGATCGGAATTCTCTCTGTTTCGACCGCCGCAATTCTGATTCGATTAGCGACAGACGTTTCAGGAGCTTCAGGAGTCGGATTTAGTCTCGTGTTAGCCGCATCACGGTTATCGATCGCGGCTTTATTTTTGGTTCCGACTTGGCAATCGTTTCAACCTACTTCACCGACTGCGATCAAATTCGCGATCGGGGCTGGAATGGCTCTCGCGATTCATTTCGCGACTTGGATTTCGTCGTTAGGCTATACGTCGATCGCGATTTCTACAACATTGGTCACGACGAATCCGCTTTGGGTGGCGTTACTGAGTTGGTTCTGGTTTGGAGAAAAGCCGACTCGTGCCACATTTTGGGGAATCGGAATCGCAATGATCGGCGGAATTCTCATCGGATTAGAGGGTACAAGCCAAGATGAAGCTAATCCGCTCTTAGGAAATGGACTCGCGATCGTGGGCGCGTGGGCAGCAAGTCTGTATCTCTTGTTGGGAAGAGAAGCACAAAGACAAGGCTTAAATGTTGGAAGCTACGTAACCATTGCGTATAGTACTGCTGCAATCACACTATTTCCGCTACCGTTCCTGTTTGGTTCATCGTATCTTGGCTATCCCATTCTCACTTATGTCTACGTTGCGTTGATGGCAGTATTTCCACAACTGATTGGACATACGAGTTTTAACTGGGCGATGCGTCATTTACCGCCGACGATCGTCACATTAATCATTCTTTTAGAACCTGTTGGCTCGACCATTTTTGCGATCGCACTTTTTCAAGAAGTCCCTGGAACCCAAGTCATCATTGGTGCTCTGGTCTTATTGATGGGAGTCGCGATCGCGATTTTAGGAAATTCTGCAAAACCGTCCTGA
- a CDS encoding acyl-CoA desaturase: MTIATSEKLKIDYLTTGFMVAIHIGALFAFLPGNFSWSAVGLAIFLHWLTGGLGITLGWHRLMSHRSFQVPKWLEYTLVFFGSLAMQGGPIWWIGLHRHHHLYSDKPNDHHDSTKGFWWSHMEWMLRDVPAENEVPKFTKDIADDKFYQFLENYFALLQVALGVVLYAIGGWSFVTWGIFVRLVLVYHCTWLVNSATHKFGYRTYDSGDNSTNCWWVAVLVYGEGWHNNHHAFQYSARHGLKWWEIDMTWMTIRVLQLLGLATKVKLAEDKA, translated from the coding sequence ATGACTATTGCAACTTCCGAAAAACTGAAAATAGACTATCTGACCACAGGCTTTATGGTGGCAATCCACATTGGAGCGCTATTTGCCTTTTTGCCTGGAAACTTTAGCTGGAGTGCGGTCGGACTCGCAATCTTTCTTCACTGGCTGACGGGTGGTTTAGGCATCACACTCGGTTGGCATCGTCTGATGAGTCACCGCAGTTTTCAAGTTCCCAAGTGGCTCGAATATACGCTCGTTTTCTTTGGCTCTCTCGCAATGCAGGGAGGTCCGATCTGGTGGATTGGGTTACATCGTCATCATCATCTTTATTCTGACAAACCCAACGATCACCATGATTCGACCAAAGGTTTCTGGTGGAGCCACATGGAATGGATGCTGCGAGATGTCCCGGCTGAAAATGAAGTCCCCAAGTTCACGAAAGATATTGCGGATGACAAGTTTTATCAGTTTTTAGAAAACTACTTCGCGCTGCTGCAAGTCGCTTTGGGTGTGGTGCTGTATGCGATCGGCGGTTGGTCGTTTGTTACCTGGGGTATTTTCGTCCGCTTGGTTCTCGTTTATCACTGCACTTGGCTTGTGAACAGTGCAACTCACAAATTTGGCTACCGCACGTATGACTCAGGCGACAACTCCACGAATTGCTGGTGGGTGGCGGTTCTGGTTTACGGCGAAGGTTGGCATAACAATCACCATGCGTTTCAATACTCCGCTCGTCATGGCTTGAAGTGGTGGGAGATTGATATGACCTGGATGACGATTCGAGTGCTGCAACTTTTAGGACTTGCAACCAAGGTGAAATTAGCAGAAGACAAAGCGTAA